A genomic window from Coccinella septempunctata chromosome 9, icCocSept1.1, whole genome shotgun sequence includes:
- the LOC123320615 gene encoding E3 ubiquitin-protein ligase CHFR-like isoform X2, which produces MASSVHPRLLNLSNNEVIQITTEKILVGRSLKADYVISGQAISRIHFSIEKANGVWAIHDHSTNGTCVNNTVIKSRSKTLKTGDMIRFVEGSVSLKFELPSNPSPTTNSEPNPDFIVSVTNGDDVPSVSNDHSYERREELRPEPEIVVDLTSPEGSPGTSGAPKAAKRSLPAGDEEVPSKKNKLLDESLDQSKIQCVLESSDLECSICQELFIKAATLNCSHSFCSSCIHRWKNQRNHCPICRRPIESVNPSMILDNIVKKLEGVMDIKSRERREISIKERTEAENTSPQCNYERYRQRFFQSMELPFLGFLLQDLA; this is translated from the exons ATGGCATCAAGTGTCCATCCGCGTCTGCTAAATCTTTCCAATAATGAGGTTATCCAAATCACAACAGAAAAG ATTTTGGTTGGACGAAGTTTGAAAGCAGACTACGTTATCTCTGGGCAAGCTATTTCACGGATACATTTTTCGATCGAAAAAGCCAATGGAGTATGGGCAATACACGATCAT AGTACCAACGGAACTTGCGTCAACAACACAGTCATAAAATCAAGATCTAAAACTTTGAAAACAGGGGACATGATTCGTTTCGTCGAAGGTTCCGTCTCCCTGAAATTCGAACTCCCCTCCAATCCCTCCCCCACAACCAACAGTGAACCAAATCCAGATTTCATTGTTTCTGTAACAAACGGAGACGATGTACCTAGTGTATCAAATGATCACAGTTATGAAAGAAGGGAAGAATTGAGACCAG AACCTGAAATTGTGGTCGATCTCACATCTCCAGAAGGCTCCCCTGGTACTTCAGGCGCCCCCAAAGCCGCCAAAAGAAGTTTGCCGGCTGGGGACGAAGAGGTTCCCTCGAAAAAGAACAAGTTATTGGATGAATCTCTGGATCAGTCGAAAATTCAGTGCGTGTTGGAGTCTTCGGACTTGGAATGTAGTATATGTCAGGAACTGTTTATCAAGGCTGCCACGCTGAATTGTTCCCATAGTTTCTGCAGTTCGTGCATACACAGGTGGAAGAATCAGAGGAACCATTGCCCTATTTGCAGGAGACCTATCGAGAGTGTAAACCCCTCCATGATATTGGATAATATTGTTAAGAag CTCGAAGGGGTTATGGACATAAAAAGCAGGGAACGAAGGGAAATTTCAATCAAAGAGAGGACCGAAGCCGAAAACACTTCACCTCAGTGTAACTACGAGAGATACAGGCAAAGGTTCTTTCAGAGCATGGAATTGCCGTTTCTGGGATTCCTGCTGCAAGATTTAGCTTAA
- the LOC123320615 gene encoding E3 ubiquitin-protein ligase CHFR-like isoform X1, with the protein MASSVHPRLLNLSNNEVIQITTEKILVGRSLKADYVISGQAISRIHFSIEKANGVWAIHDHSTNGTCVNNTVIKSRSKTLKTGDMIRFVEGSVSLKFELPSNPSPTTNSEPNPDFIVSVTNGDDVPSVSNDHSYERREELRPEPEIVVDLTSPEGSPGTSGAPKAAKRSLPAGDEEVPSKKNKLLDESLDQSKIQCVLESSDLECSICQELFIKAATLNCSHSFCSSCIHRWKNQRNHCPICRRPIESVNPSMILDNIVKKLVMLMDDETREQRDKLVKDRPDEIPVAGPPTPDTYSLTDLTDSDELEEEEDYDEDDDEDFEDDDDYEEEISWETWGEFYPEILSDDFYY; encoded by the exons ATGGCATCAAGTGTCCATCCGCGTCTGCTAAATCTTTCCAATAATGAGGTTATCCAAATCACAACAGAAAAG ATTTTGGTTGGACGAAGTTTGAAAGCAGACTACGTTATCTCTGGGCAAGCTATTTCACGGATACATTTTTCGATCGAAAAAGCCAATGGAGTATGGGCAATACACGATCAT AGTACCAACGGAACTTGCGTCAACAACACAGTCATAAAATCAAGATCTAAAACTTTGAAAACAGGGGACATGATTCGTTTCGTCGAAGGTTCCGTCTCCCTGAAATTCGAACTCCCCTCCAATCCCTCCCCCACAACCAACAGTGAACCAAATCCAGATTTCATTGTTTCTGTAACAAACGGAGACGATGTACCTAGTGTATCAAATGATCACAGTTATGAAAGAAGGGAAGAATTGAGACCAG AACCTGAAATTGTGGTCGATCTCACATCTCCAGAAGGCTCCCCTGGTACTTCAGGCGCCCCCAAAGCCGCCAAAAGAAGTTTGCCGGCTGGGGACGAAGAGGTTCCCTCGAAAAAGAACAAGTTATTGGATGAATCTCTGGATCAGTCGAAAATTCAGTGCGTGTTGGAGTCTTCGGACTTGGAATGTAGTATATGTCAGGAACTGTTTATCAAGGCTGCCACGCTGAATTGTTCCCATAGTTTCTGCAGTTCGTGCATACACAGGTGGAAGAATCAGAGGAACCATTGCCCTATTTGCAGGAGACCTATCGAGAGTGTAAACCCCTCCATGATATTGGATAATATTGTTAAGAag CTTGTGATGTTGATGGATGATGAAACTAGAGAACAAAGAGACAAGTTAGTTAAGGACAGGCCGGATGAAATTCCAGTCGCCGGGCCCCCAACTCCGGACACTTACTCCCTAACCGACTTGACGGATTCGGATGAGTTGGAGGAGGAGGAGGATTACGATGAAGATGATGATGAGGATTTTGAGGATGATGATGATTACGAGGAGGAAATCAGTTGGGAGACATGGGGAGAGTTCTACCCGGAAATACTCAGCGACGATTTTTATtattag
- the LOC123320731 gene encoding GDP-L-fucose synthase, with the protein MDESKTILVTGGTGLVGEAIKQLVTSQKRTNEKWVFVSSKDANLCDLDQTRELFKKHKPTHVIHLAAKVGGLFDNMSNNLDFLKDNLHINDNVLQASYENGVKKVVSCLSTCIFPDKTSYPIDETMVHNGPPHNSNFGYSHAKRMVDVMNKAYHEKYGCQFTSVIPCNVFGPHDNYNLKSGHVIPALIRKFFDVIQTGGTQFTVYGSGKPLRQFIYSKDLAKLFVWVLFEYNEIEPIILAVDESDEVTIKQVAEEILKAYNYKGELIFDTSKADGQYKKTASNSKLRKYLPDFEFTSFDSAVKDSVEWYQKNHATARN; encoded by the exons ATGGATGAATCGAAAACAATCTTGGTAACAGGTGGTACTGGTTTAGTTGGAGAAGCTATAAAACAACTAGTTACTTCTCAAAAAAGGACTAACGAAAAATGGGTATTCGTTAGTAGTAAAGATGCAAATTTGTG TGATCTTGATCAAACGAGAGAACTGTTCAAGAAACACAAACCTACTCATGTTATACATTTAGCAGCCAAAGTTGGTGGTCTCTTCGATAACATGTCGAACAATTTGGACTTTCTA AAAGACAATCTTCATATTAACGACAATGTACTTCAAGCTAGTTATGAGAATGGAGTGAAAAAGGTTGTGTCGTGTCTTTCTACCTGtatttttcctgataaaactaGTTATCCCATCGATGAAACAATG GTGCATAATGGTCCCCCCCATAACTCCAACTTTGGCTATAGTCATGCTAAAAGAATGGTTGATGTGATGAATAAGGCTTATCATGAAAAATACGGATGCCAGTTTACTTCAGTCATTCCTTGCAATGTTTTTGGACCACATGACAATTATAACTTGAAGTCTGGACACGTTATTCCTGCTTTAATAAGGAAATTTTTCGACGTTATTCAGACAG GTGGCACCCAATTTACGGTTTATGGCTCAGGAAAGCCTCTTAGACAGTTCATTTACTCGAAGGATTTGGCTAAATTGTTTGTATGGGTGTTGTTTGAGTATAACGAAATTGAGCCGATAATCCTTGCAG TGGATGAATCGGACGAAGTTACCATTAAACAAGTGGCAGAAGAAATCCTCAAAGCTTATAATTACAAGGGAGAGCTAATATTTGATACATCGAAAGCTGACGGACAATATAAGAAAACTGCTAGTAACTCTAAACTGAGGAAGTATTTACCCGATTTCGAGTTCACTTCATTTGACAGTGCTGTAAAGGACAGTGTTGAATGGTACCAGAAGAATCATGCTACAGCGAGAAACTGA